One Gammaproteobacteria bacterium DNA segment encodes these proteins:
- a CDS encoding MoxR family ATPase, giving the protein MNEQDETSAPLSGAAVEEAGAIAARLREAVGRAVVGQEEVVDMLLTALLAAGHVLLEGVPGLGKTLLARALAKTYDGAFARIQFTPDLMPTDITGHVLYDMKNERFTVRKGPAFTSLLLADEINRAPAKTQSALLEVMQEQQVSIEGQAMAVPRPFMTIATQNPIEQEGTYPLPEAQVDRFLLKLRIDYPSEAEESRMVRAVTGARVGDQLDVSRVPRVIDPDTVIRLQQASARVRVDDAVHDYGVRLVRATRDWPGVRIGAGPRGGIALVRTARARALMAGRGYALPDDIKAVLPAVLRHRILLAPELELEGREPDDVLEAIMARIEAPRT; this is encoded by the coding sequence ATGAACGAGCAAGACGAGACCTCCGCCCCCCTGTCGGGGGCCGCGGTGGAGGAGGCCGGGGCCATCGCCGCACGCTTGCGGGAAGCCGTGGGCCGTGCCGTGGTGGGCCAGGAGGAGGTGGTGGACATGCTCCTCACCGCTCTGCTGGCGGCCGGCCACGTGCTGCTGGAGGGGGTGCCTGGCCTGGGCAAGACCCTACTGGCGCGGGCCCTGGCCAAGACCTATGACGGGGCCTTCGCGCGCATCCAGTTCACCCCCGACCTGATGCCCACGGACATCACCGGCCATGTGCTCTACGACATGAAAAACGAGCGTTTCACGGTGCGCAAGGGCCCCGCCTTCACCAGCCTGCTGCTGGCGGACGAGATCAATCGCGCGCCGGCCAAGACCCAGTCCGCCCTGCTGGAGGTGATGCAGGAGCAACAGGTGAGCATCGAGGGCCAGGCCATGGCCGTGCCCCGGCCCTTCATGACCATCGCCACCCAGAACCCCATCGAACAGGAGGGCACCTACCCCCTGCCCGAGGCCCAGGTCGACCGCTTCCTTTTGAAGCTGCGCATCGACTACCCCTCCGAGGCCGAGGAGTCCCGCATGGTGCGCGCCGTCACCGGGGCTCGGGTGGGCGACCAGCTCGACGTCTCCCGGGTGCCCCGGGTGATCGACCCGGATACCGTGATCCGCCTCCAGCAGGCGTCCGCCCGGGTGCGGGTGGACGATGCCGTCCATGACTACGGCGTGCGTCTGGTGCGCGCCACCCGCGACTGGCCGGGGGTGCGTATCGGCGCCGGGCCCCGCGGCGGCATCGCCCTGGTGCGCACCGCCCGCGCCCGCGCCCTCATGGCGGGCCGCGGCTACGCGCTCCCCGACGACATCAAGGCGGTGCTGCCGGCGGTGCTGCGCCACCGCATCCTGCTGGCCCCGGAACTGGAACTCGAGGGCCGCGAGCCCGACGACGTGCTGGAGGCCATCATGGCCCGCATCGAGGCCCCTCGCACGTGA
- a CDS encoding DUF4350 domain-containing protein: protein MSPRMVAWGLVLVLSLGALGALGALGLWVYNQGAWVEIEVETGPRGEAARDPYLAATRLLGRMGVPVRRLRAHPWGEGPPAEVDVLVVAGPRPGLAGPLLAPLLDWVSGGGHLVVPAPAGGDDDADPLFAALGLGSHRADDTTSPGAVTMALDGAVLKAEFRGTTRLAGGAGYRDLAADVYGALVLEGRVGRGRVTALATLDPFTNRRLGEHDHAELLVRLLAPGGTAPRVAFARDPGMPGLAAWLWQRIPETLLSLALMAALFLWWRGHRFGRLAGAPEAPRRSLLEHIEAAGWFLWRRGRAEGLLEAQRRALVARAAGRAGGFGRRPHDEQVRMIARMSGLPGPQVAAALEPLRRPSPQEFVERVATLEAIRKRL from the coding sequence ATGAGCCCGCGGATGGTGGCATGGGGGCTGGTCCTGGTACTGTCCCTGGGTGCCCTGGGTGCCCTGGGTGCCCTGGGGCTGTGGGTCTACAACCAGGGCGCATGGGTCGAGATCGAGGTGGAGACGGGGCCCCGGGGCGAGGCGGCCCGCGACCCCTACCTGGCGGCCACCCGCCTGCTAGGCCGCATGGGCGTGCCGGTGCGCCGCCTGCGCGCTCATCCCTGGGGCGAGGGACCGCCGGCGGAGGTGGATGTGCTGGTGGTCGCCGGCCCCCGTCCCGGCCTCGCCGGCCCCCTGCTGGCGCCGTTGCTGGACTGGGTGTCCGGCGGCGGCCATCTGGTGGTGCCGGCGCCGGCGGGCGGCGACGATGATGCCGATCCGTTGTTTGCGGCCCTCGGCCTCGGCAGCCACCGTGCGGACGACACCACCTCCCCGGGGGCCGTTACCATGGCCCTCGACGGGGCCGTGCTGAAGGCGGAGTTCCGCGGCACGACCCGCCTCGCCGGCGGGGCGGGATACCGCGACCTGGCGGCGGATGTTTACGGCGCCCTGGTGCTGGAGGGGCGGGTGGGCCGGGGCCGGGTGACGGCCCTGGCGACCCTCGATCCCTTCACCAACCGCCGGCTGGGTGAGCACGATCATGCCGAATTGCTGGTGCGCCTGCTGGCCCCCGGCGGAACGGCACCGCGGGTGGCCTTCGCCCGGGATCCCGGGATGCCCGGCCTGGCGGCGTGGCTGTGGCAACGCATCCCCGAGACCCTGCTGTCCCTCGCCCTCATGGCGGCGCTGTTCCTGTGGTGGCGGGGTCATCGCTTCGGCCGCCTCGCCGGTGCGCCGGAGGCGCCGCGGCGCAGTCTGCTGGAGCACATCGAGGCGGCCGGCTGGTTCCTGTGGCGCCGCGGTCGGGCCGAGGGCCTGCTGGAGGCCCAGCGCCGCGCCCTGGTGGCCCGTGCCGCGGGGCGGGCCGGGGGGTTCGGCCGCCGTCCCCATGACGAACAGGTACGCATGATCGCCCGCATGAGCGGCCTGCCGGGCCCACAGGTGGCCGCGGCCCTCGAGCCCCTCCGGCGCCCGTCTCCCCAGGAGTTCGTGGAACGGGTCGCCACCCTGGAAGCCATAAGGAAGCGACTATGA
- a CDS encoding stage II sporulation protein M, giving the protein MNQDRFVALHEEEWQRLAAVLRDRGAPPADVAALPALYRRVCHHYALARARHYSSGVVERLHGLVLEGHQRFYGARRPLWRPLGDFLTRGYPRLVRREWPFVLASALCFLGPLLMLLVALQFRPELVYTVMDGEEVRRMEAMYSPGEHRRVGQARGADSDVMMFGFYLRNNTGIGFRTFAGGLPAGLGTLFFLALNGIHIGAVAGHLTAIGYIHTFWGFVAGHSAFELTAIVLSGAAGLRLGWALVAPGPRTRLRALREDAVVGVRLIYGAALLFLAAAFVEAFWSSLTTPAPAVKYGVGVALWLLLMAYLVLAGRDHAPR; this is encoded by the coding sequence ATGAACCAGGACCGTTTCGTGGCCCTCCATGAGGAAGAGTGGCAACGGCTGGCCGCGGTCCTGCGCGACCGGGGCGCGCCGCCGGCGGACGTCGCCGCCCTGCCCGCCCTCTACCGCCGTGTCTGCCACCACTATGCCCTGGCCCGGGCCCGCCATTACAGCAGCGGGGTGGTGGAGCGCCTGCACGGCCTGGTGCTGGAGGGCCACCAGCGTTTCTACGGCGCCCGCCGGCCGTTGTGGCGCCCGCTCGGGGATTTCCTCACTCGCGGTTATCCGCGGCTGGTGCGCCGGGAGTGGCCCTTCGTGCTGGCCTCCGCACTGTGCTTCCTGGGGCCGTTACTCATGTTGCTGGTGGCCCTGCAGTTCCGGCCCGAACTGGTCTACACGGTGATGGATGGCGAGGAGGTGCGGCGCATGGAGGCCATGTACAGCCCCGGCGAGCACCGCCGGGTGGGCCAGGCGCGGGGCGCCGACAGCGACGTCATGATGTTCGGCTTCTATCTGCGCAACAACACCGGCATCGGCTTTCGCACCTTCGCCGGTGGCCTGCCCGCCGGCCTCGGCACCCTGTTCTTCCTGGCCCTGAACGGCATCCACATCGGCGCGGTGGCCGGCCATCTCACGGCCATCGGCTACATCCATACCTTCTGGGGCTTCGTCGCCGGCCACAGTGCCTTCGAACTCACGGCCATCGTGCTTTCGGGGGCGGCGGGCCTGCGCCTCGGCTGGGCCCTGGTGGCGCCCGGCCCGCGCACTCGCCTGCGGGCGTTGCGGGAGGACGCGGTGGTGGGGGTGCGTCTCATCTACGGCGCCGCCCTGCTGTTCCTGGCGGCGGCCTTCGTGGAGGCCTTCTGGTCCTCCCTCACGACCCCGGCCCCGGCGGTGAAGTACGGCGTGGGCGTGGCCCTGTGGCTGCTGCTCATGGCTTATCTGGTGCTGGCGGGCCGCGACCATGCGCCTCGCTGA
- a CDS encoding RDD family protein → MIDTLKYLETPEGVELGLQVAGPVARGLAWALDVLIRLGFYIVLALVLLPMGRFGTGLFLVLLFLGEWFYPVVGEVLFHGATPGKRSLGLRVIADNGTPVTLAASLIRNLLRFVDFLPLFYGVGLVAMMLNRDFRRLGDVAAGTLVVYGRDPRPREGMPRIEGAAPPFELRAEERQAVLDFAERRQLLSDERARELAALTGPLVAGSGDPAESLVRFAAWYAGER, encoded by the coding sequence ATGATCGATACGCTGAAATATCTGGAGACCCCCGAAGGGGTGGAGCTGGGGCTGCAGGTGGCAGGGCCCGTGGCCCGCGGACTGGCGTGGGCGTTGGATGTCCTCATCCGGCTGGGTTTCTATATCGTGCTGGCCCTGGTGCTGCTGCCCATGGGGCGTTTCGGCACCGGCCTGTTCCTGGTGCTGCTGTTCCTCGGCGAGTGGTTCTATCCGGTGGTGGGTGAGGTCCTGTTCCATGGCGCGACCCCGGGCAAGCGTTCCCTGGGCCTGCGAGTCATCGCCGACAACGGTACCCCCGTGACCCTGGCGGCCTCCCTGATCCGCAACCTGCTGCGCTTCGTGGATTTCTTGCCCCTGTTCTATGGCGTGGGGCTGGTGGCCATGATGCTGAACCGTGACTTCAGGCGCCTCGGGGACGTGGCCGCCGGCACCCTGGTGGTGTACGGCCGGGACCCGCGGCCCCGGGAGGGGATGCCCCGCATCGAAGGGGCCGCTCCGCCCTTCGAGTTGCGGGCGGAGGAGCGCCAGGCGGTGCTCGATTTCGCCGAGCGGCGCCAGCTGCTGTCCGATGAGCGGGCCCGGGAGCTGGCGGCCCTCACCGGCCCCCTGGTGGCCGGCAGCGGGGACCCGGCGGAGTCCTTGGTCCGCTTCGCCGCCTGGTACGCGGGGGAACGATGA
- a CDS encoding DUF484 family protein, with the protein MNEPQDNQALDGGGGEPHQLRVVARRNEYVLRRFQRHELTLMAVDSLHGLLRQLTEGTLRSFGLDAVALTVVDPGGEIADALERAGVPLAELPAVRLTPLPEWPGHEGTTPQLGPVHAAEHGGYFGERLEELHSAALLPLVRGGRNRGVLALGSRDPLRYQPHLGTDFLDHLAMVATVCLENALNQERLRHYGRTDPLTGLYNRRYLEARLAEEVSRARRHGMPLSCMFLDVDHFKRINDRHGHAAGDAVLRHLADRITELLRASDVAVRYGGEEFALLLPQTAAAEAAVLAERLRAHLAAQPIEVAGVDSPMEVTVSIGVAELAADEDGAGLLDGADRALYRAKAGGRNRVERRVLGDAD; encoded by the coding sequence GTGAACGAACCACAGGACAACCAGGCCCTCGATGGCGGAGGAGGGGAGCCCCATCAGCTGCGCGTGGTGGCGCGCCGCAACGAATACGTGCTGCGGCGCTTCCAGCGCCACGAGCTTACCCTCATGGCCGTGGATTCCCTCCATGGCCTGCTCCGCCAGTTGACCGAGGGCACCCTGCGCAGCTTCGGCCTGGATGCCGTGGCCCTCACCGTGGTGGACCCCGGTGGCGAGATCGCCGATGCCCTGGAACGCGCGGGGGTGCCTCTGGCGGAGCTGCCGGCGGTGCGCCTGACGCCGCTGCCCGAGTGGCCCGGCCACGAGGGCACCACGCCCCAGCTGGGGCCGGTCCATGCGGCGGAGCACGGCGGCTATTTCGGAGAGCGCCTGGAGGAGCTTCACAGTGCGGCCCTGCTGCCCCTGGTCCGGGGCGGGCGTAACCGCGGTGTGCTGGCCCTGGGCAGCCGGGATCCCCTGCGCTATCAGCCCCACCTGGGCACCGACTTCCTCGACCACCTGGCCATGGTGGCCACGGTGTGCCTGGAGAATGCTCTCAACCAGGAACGCCTGCGCCACTACGGCCGCACCGATCCCCTCACGGGCCTCTACAACCGGCGTTACCTGGAGGCCAGGCTCGCCGAGGAGGTGTCCCGGGCGCGCCGTCACGGGATGCCTCTGTCGTGCATGTTCCTGGACGTGGACCACTTCAAACGCATCAACGACCGCCACGGCCACGCCGCCGGCGATGCCGTGCTGCGGCACCTGGCGGACCGTATCACCGAACTGCTAAGGGCCAGCGACGTGGCGGTGCGTTACGGCGGCGAGGAGTTCGCGCTGCTGCTGCCCCAGACCGCGGCGGCGGAGGCGGCGGTACTGGCCGAACGCCTGCGCGCCCATCTGGCGGCGCAGCCCATCGAGGTGGCGGGGGTCGATAGCCCCATGGAGGTCACGGTGTCCATCGGCGTGGCGGAACTGGCGGCCGACGAAGACGGCGCCGGGCTGCTGGACGGGGCCGACCGCGCCCTCTATCGCGCCAAGGCCGGGGGCCGCAACCGCGTGGAGCGGCGGGTCCTCGGGGACGCCGACTGA
- a CDS encoding HD domain-containing protein, with the protein MTHHTANPPILIIDDTGDAAAFLRDALAADFELSVVPRDQAAAFATGEPPPWAILVNLAPDTAAGHALCRRLANPGPPVIAVALGAPAGDEVAAFEAGAADVLRHSIPALARARVHHHVRRAMGPQRQEAMRLAHWLGHGAEFREDDSGRHVVRVGSYARRLGLAAGMDEDTVELLAITAPLHDIGKVGIPDHILLKPGRLDPDEWEIMKTHTTLGARIIGTPDTPLARMALDVVLTHHERWDGTGYPEGLAAENIPLAGRVMAIVDVFDALTSSRPYKEAWPLDKAVALIKREAGTLFDPELVRRFGAIMNDMLNVRLQFGERPDKAPPRGVSHVQMKRAGPSPSGVSRRRERSGRRRASFSRPRSAASGTQPASMTSRG; encoded by the coding sequence ATGACCCACCACACCGCCAACCCCCCCATCCTCATCATCGACGACACCGGCGATGCCGCGGCCTTCCTGCGCGACGCCCTCGCCGCGGACTTCGAACTCAGCGTCGTGCCGCGGGACCAGGCCGCGGCCTTCGCCACCGGGGAACCCCCACCGTGGGCCATCCTGGTGAACCTGGCCCCCGACACCGCGGCCGGCCATGCCCTGTGCCGCCGCCTCGCCAACCCCGGCCCACCGGTCATCGCCGTGGCCCTGGGGGCCCCGGCCGGCGACGAGGTGGCGGCCTTCGAGGCCGGGGCCGCCGATGTCTTGCGCCACAGCATACCCGCCCTGGCCCGCGCCCGGGTGCATCATCACGTGCGCCGGGCCATGGGCCCCCAGCGGCAGGAGGCCATGCGGCTCGCCCATTGGCTCGGCCACGGCGCCGAATTCAGGGAGGACGACAGCGGCCGGCACGTGGTGCGGGTGGGCAGCTATGCCCGGCGGCTCGGGCTGGCGGCAGGGATGGACGAGGACACGGTGGAACTGCTCGCCATCACCGCACCCCTGCACGATATCGGCAAGGTCGGTATCCCCGATCATATCCTGCTCAAGCCCGGCCGCCTCGACCCCGACGAGTGGGAGATCATGAAGACTCATACCACCCTCGGTGCCCGCATCATCGGTACGCCCGACACCCCCCTGGCCCGCATGGCCCTGGACGTGGTGTTGACCCACCACGAACGCTGGGACGGCACGGGCTATCCCGAGGGCCTGGCGGCCGAGAACATCCCCCTGGCCGGGCGCGTCATGGCCATCGTGGACGTGTTCGACGCCCTCACCAGCAGCCGTCCCTACAAGGAGGCCTGGCCCCTGGACAAGGCGGTGGCCCTCATCAAGCGCGAGGCCGGCACCCTCTTCGACCCCGAGTTGGTCAGGCGCTTCGGCGCCATCATGAACGACATGCTCAATGTCCGGCTGCAGTTCGGCGAACGGCCGGACAAGGCCCCCCCGCGGGGAGTGAGCCACGTTCAGATGAAGCGGGCAGGACCCTCGCCCAGCGGGGTCTCGCGGCGGCGGGAACGTTCCGGCAGGCGCCGGGCATCCTTCAGCCGCCCGAGATCCGCCGCGTCGGGGACCCAGCCCGCCTCCATGACCTCACGGGGATAG
- a CDS encoding ATP-binding protein, with amino-acid sequence MQTELLVQLREYPIVTVIGPRQAGKTTLVRAALPDYAYVSLETPENRQFATEDPKAFLKQYPGNVILDEVQRTPLLLSYLQGVVDAQPENGQFVLTGSHQLELRAAITQSLAGRTGMLHLLPLSIAELEAADIRFDAFEDYIHHGFMPRVYDQQQRPYTAYANYYQTYVERDVRQLIQLKDATLFEKFVKLLAGRTGQLINYQSLANDVGVDGKTIRQWLSILEASFVVFKLPPYFENFGKRVIKSPKYYFTDVGLLAYLLDIEKAAQVTRDPLVGNLFENLVVLEALKARYNRGLTPNLYFFRDSNGVEVDLLYKSGRDLSGIGIKAAATWHSSFKQGLQRFAAKHHPLSNRYVVYAGEGMAFSDGLVALSYREVADIF; translated from the coding sequence ATGCAAACCGAGCTGCTTGTCCAGCTTCGGGAGTACCCGATTGTCACAGTCATCGGGCCGCGTCAGGCAGGCAAAACCACGCTGGTGCGCGCGGCGCTGCCGGATTACGCCTATGTCAGTCTGGAAACCCCGGAGAACCGCCAGTTTGCCACCGAAGACCCGAAAGCCTTCCTGAAACAGTACCCCGGCAACGTCATTCTTGATGAGGTCCAGCGCACTCCGCTGTTGCTGAGCTATTTGCAGGGTGTCGTGGATGCGCAGCCGGAAAACGGGCAGTTCGTGCTGACCGGCTCGCATCAACTGGAGTTACGTGCCGCCATCACCCAGTCACTGGCCGGGCGCACCGGGATGTTGCACCTGTTGCCCCTGTCGATTGCCGAACTGGAAGCCGCCGACATCCGCTTCGATGCGTTCGAGGACTACATCCATCATGGTTTCATGCCGCGCGTATACGACCAGCAACAACGCCCGTACACCGCCTATGCCAACTACTACCAGACCTACGTGGAGCGCGATGTACGCCAGTTGATCCAGCTCAAGGATGCCACGCTGTTTGAAAAATTCGTCAAACTGCTGGCGGGGCGCACCGGGCAACTCATCAATTACCAGTCGCTGGCGAATGATGTCGGGGTGGATGGCAAAACCATCAGGCAATGGCTGTCGATACTGGAGGCTTCGTTTGTGGTTTTCAAATTGCCGCCGTATTTCGAGAATTTTGGCAAGCGTGTGATCAAGTCGCCCAAGTACTATTTCACCGATGTCGGCCTGTTGGCCTATTTGCTGGACATTGAAAAGGCCGCGCAGGTAACGCGCGACCCACTGGTCGGCAACCTGTTTGAAAATCTGGTGGTGCTGGAGGCGCTTAAGGCGCGTTATAACCGCGGGTTGACGCCCAATCTGTATTTCTTCCGTGACAGCAATGGCGTGGAGGTTGATTTGTTATACAAATCCGGACGTGATCTGAGCGGAATCGGAATCAAGGCCGCGGCCACTTGGCACAGCAGTTTCAAACAAGGTTTGCAGCGCTTTGCGGCAAAGCATCATCCCCTCAGCAACCGTTATGTCGTCTATGCTGGTGAGGGAATGGCTTTCAGCGATGGTTTAGTGGCTCTTTCATACCGCGAAGTTGCGGATATTTTCTGA
- a CDS encoding SPOR domain-containing protein — translation MARDYKNRRSPPPPKGGSCWLWLVTGLAVGLLVALFTYLSVHPPAHSPMAEAPGGAPPREADDAGTRQEPTAPPPPAKAPAARPRFEFYSILPEMEVPVSAEALPERGTREPPKEDGNYLLQVGSFRGADEAERLKANLALLGMQAAIQTVSVDGRRTWHRVRLGPFPSLKEAYRVRDRLAQERMEAIVLKVSSW, via the coding sequence ATGGCCAGGGACTACAAGAACCGCCGATCACCGCCGCCCCCGAAGGGCGGCTCCTGCTGGCTGTGGCTGGTTACGGGTCTGGCCGTGGGACTGCTGGTGGCCCTGTTCACCTATCTCAGCGTCCACCCGCCGGCCCACTCGCCCATGGCGGAGGCCCCCGGCGGCGCCCCTCCCCGTGAGGCGGACGACGCGGGCACCCGGCAGGAGCCGACCGCCCCGCCCCCACCGGCCAAGGCCCCGGCCGCCAGGCCGCGGTTCGAGTTCTATTCCATCCTGCCCGAGATGGAGGTGCCGGTGAGCGCCGAGGCCCTGCCCGAGCGGGGGACGCGGGAGCCGCCCAAGGAGGACGGCAACTATTTGTTGCAGGTGGGCTCCTTCCGCGGCGCCGACGAGGCCGAGCGGCTCAAGGCCAATCTTGCCCTGCTCGGCATGCAGGCCGCGATCCAGACGGTGTCGGTGGACGGCCGCCGGACCTGGCACCGGGTGCGCCTCGGTCCCTTCCCCAGCCTCAAGGAGGCCTACCGGGTGCGGGATCGTCTGGCGCAGGAGCGGATGGAGGCCATTGTGCTGAAGGTTTCTTCGTGGTAA
- the argS gene encoding arginine--tRNA ligase translates to MKEHIQSLLNEALEVLRRDGVVPADAAVDIHVERARDKSHGDLATNLALVLAKAAKRNPRELAQALAAALPASDGVTRVEVAGPGFINFHLAPEFALAVIPRILEQGEAFGRGAVGAGRRIQVEFVSANPTGPLHVGHGRGAAYGAVVASLLEAVGFQVHREYYVNDAGRQMDILGTSIWLRYLELCGEEFPFPSNGYQGDYVWDIAATLHREHGEAYRHGATEVFVGVVADEPAGGDKELHIDALIARAKALLGDNRYRYVFELGLNTILDDIRDDLGLFGAVYDQWFSERSLVESGAVNKAVERLRAGGHLYEQEGAWWFRSTAFGDEKDRVVVRENGQATYFASDIAYHLDKLERGFERVIDIWGADHHGYVPRVKAALAALGEDPARLDVLLVQFANLYRGGEKVQMSTRSGQFVTLRQLRKEVGRDAARFFYVMRRCEQHLDFDLDLAKSQSADNPVYYVQYAHARVCSVMHQLEERGLVHDRAAGNVAASRLGESHEADLVTLLDRYPEVVEGAALTHEPHQLVHYLRELANGFHTYYNAHQLLVEDPDLRHARLNLVLAVRQVIANGLGLLGVSAPQSM, encoded by the coding sequence GTGAAAGAACACATCCAATCCCTGTTGAACGAGGCCCTCGAGGTCCTGCGCCGCGACGGCGTGGTGCCCGCCGACGCCGCCGTGGACATCCATGTGGAACGCGCCCGGGATAAGTCCCACGGCGATCTGGCCACCAACCTGGCCCTGGTGCTGGCCAAGGCGGCCAAGCGCAATCCCCGGGAGCTGGCCCAGGCCCTGGCGGCGGCCCTGCCCGCCAGCGACGGCGTGACCCGGGTGGAGGTCGCCGGCCCCGGGTTCATCAACTTCCACCTGGCGCCGGAATTCGCCCTGGCGGTGATCCCGCGCATCCTGGAGCAGGGTGAGGCCTTCGGCCGCGGTGCCGTGGGTGCGGGGCGGCGCATCCAGGTGGAGTTCGTGTCGGCCAATCCCACCGGGCCCCTGCACGTGGGCCACGGCCGTGGTGCCGCCTACGGTGCGGTGGTGGCCTCCCTGCTGGAGGCCGTGGGCTTCCAGGTGCACCGCGAGTACTACGTCAACGACGCCGGCCGCCAGATGGACATCCTCGGCACCAGCATATGGCTGCGTTACCTGGAGCTGTGCGGAGAGGAGTTTCCCTTCCCCAGCAACGGCTACCAGGGCGACTACGTGTGGGACATCGCCGCCACCCTCCACCGCGAGCACGGCGAGGCCTATCGGCACGGGGCGACCGAGGTATTCGTGGGGGTGGTGGCGGACGAACCCGCCGGCGGCGACAAGGAACTGCACATCGACGCCCTCATCGCCCGCGCCAAGGCCTTGCTCGGCGACAATCGCTACCGCTACGTCTTCGAGCTGGGCCTCAACACCATCCTGGACGACATCCGCGACGACCTGGGGCTGTTCGGTGCCGTCTACGACCAGTGGTTCTCGGAGCGCTCCCTGGTGGAGTCGGGGGCCGTGAACAAGGCGGTGGAACGCCTGCGCGCCGGCGGACATCTCTACGAGCAGGAGGGGGCGTGGTGGTTCCGCTCCACCGCCTTCGGCGACGAGAAAGACCGGGTGGTAGTCAGGGAGAATGGCCAGGCCACCTATTTCGCCTCGGACATCGCCTACCACCTCGACAAGCTGGAACGGGGCTTCGAGCGGGTCATCGACATCTGGGGGGCGGACCATCATGGCTACGTACCGCGGGTCAAGGCGGCCCTCGCGGCCCTGGGGGAGGACCCGGCACGCCTCGACGTGTTGCTGGTGCAGTTCGCCAACCTCTACCGCGGCGGTGAGAAGGTGCAGATGTCCACCCGTTCCGGCCAGTTCGTCACCCTGCGCCAGTTGCGCAAGGAGGTGGGTCGCGACGCCGCGCGCTTCTTCTACGTCATGCGCCGTTGCGAACAGCACCTGGATTTCGACCTGGATCTGGCCAAGTCCCAGTCGGCGGACAACCCCGTCTACTACGTGCAGTACGCCCACGCCCGGGTGTGCAGCGTCATGCACCAGTTGGAGGAGCGCGGCCTCGTCCATGACCGGGCCGCCGGTAACGTGGCGGCTTCACGATTGGGGGAGAGCCACGAGGCGGATCTGGTGACCCTGCTGGACCGCTATCCGGAAGTGGTCGAAGGGGCCGCCCTGACCCATGAGCCCCATCAACTGGTCCACTACCTGCGGGAACTGGCCAACGGTTTTCACACCTATTACAACGCCCACCAGCTGCTGGTGGAGGACCCCGACCTGCGCCATGCCCGCCTCAACCTGGTCCTGGCGGTGCGTCAGGTGATCGCCAACGGCCTCGGCCTGCTGGGCGTGTCGGCACCGCAATCCATGTAG